The Mercurialis annua linkage group LG8, ddMerAnnu1.2, whole genome shotgun sequence genome window below encodes:
- the LOC126660239 gene encoding leucine aminopeptidase, whose amino-acid sequence MAPIDPHSYTDSTHPLTTHISLSLYFDFPSSTIHATALFTLSAPHSGPISFDTRSLTIHKILDPQTLTLIPFTLSPTIDPIKGCHLTITLNNQSSFLIFYSTSPSSSALQWLTPPQTFGKTQPFVYTQCQSIHARSVFPCQDTPAARICYSARLNIPNQLSGVMSARHCDRRAPVVSDVVLNHVGDVGFDFKSLWFAEGRVVEEFVMEQAIPPYLFAFAVGELGFRDVGPRTRVYSENVSDVLNAAAREFAGTEEMIQQGEKLFGDYEWERFDLLVLPPSFPYGGMENPRMVFLTPTVIKGDSSGAQVVAHELAHSWTGNLITNSNNNHFWLNEGFTTYAERRIVEVVQGEDKAVLNIGIGWRGLHDDIERFKDNMEFTKLKTNQENADPDDMYSQVPYEKGFQFLWRIERQIGRPAFDEFIKKYIATFKFKSIDTDTFLDFLKANVPGIEKDVDLKLWTEGTGIPSDAYEPVSDIYTKIVSLAHEFKLGRMPREDEVADWQGQEWELYLENLPKSVEASQILALDARYRLSESKDYEMKVAFLQLAISSGCRDYFSEVEKTLKEVGRMKYLRPLYAALVQGTEKEEEKIFAKRVFAEARECYHPIAQGVVEAIFAKHM is encoded by the exons ATGGCACCAATTGATCCACACTCGTACACAGACTCAACCCACCCATTAACAACCCACATTTCCCTCTCTCTCTACTTCGATTTCCCCTCCTCCACCATCCACGCCACCGCTCTTTTCACCCTCTCCGCCCCACACTCCGGTCCGATCTCATTCGACACTCGCTCCCTTACCATCCATAAAATCTTAGACccccaaaccctaaccctaatcccCTTCACTCTTTCCCCTACAATTGATCCAATCAAAGGCTGCCACCTCACCATCACGCTCAATAACCAGTCCTCATTTCTCATATTCTACTCAACTTCTCCGTCGTCCTCCGCTCTTCAATGGCTAACGCCTCCGCAAACTTTCGGGAAGACTCAGCCGTTTGTTTATACGCAATGCCAGTCGATTCATGCCCGGTCGGTCTTTCCTTGTCAGGATACGCCGGCTGCGAGAATTTGTTACTCGGCCCGGTTGAATATCCCAAACCAGCTGTCCGGCGTTATGTCGGCAAGACATTGCGATCGTCGGGCGCCGGTTGTGAGTGACGTTGTTTTGAACCATGTGGGTGATGTGGGGTTTGATTTTAAGTCGTTGTGGTTTGCTGAAGGAAGGGTTGTTGAGGAATTTGTGATGGAACAGGCGATTCCGCCGTATTTGTTTGCGTTTGCTGTTGGGGAATTGGGGTTTCGGGATGTCGGACCGAGGACTAGGGTTTATTCAGAGAATGTAAGTGATGTGTTGAATGCTGCTGCTAGGGAGTTTGCGGGGACTGAGGAGATGATTCAGCAAGGGGAGAAGTTGTTTGGAGATTATGAATGGGAGAGGTTTGATTTGTTGGTCTTGCCGCCGAGTTTTCCTTATGGTGGAATGGAGAATCCGAGGATGGTTTTCTTGACCCCGACTGTAATTAAAGGGGACTCGAGTGGGGCACAGGTTGTGGCTCATGAGTTGGCTCATAGTTGGACTGGGAATTTGATTACTAACTCCAACAATAACCATTTTTGGTTGAATGAG GGTTTTACGACTTATGCAGAAAGGAGAATTGTTGAGGTCGTACAAGGGGAAGACAAAGCTGTACTTAATATTGGAATTGGCTGGAGGGGTTTGCATGATGACATAGAGCGATTTAAGGACAACATGGAATTTACCAAGCTCAAAACTAATCAAGAGAATGCAGACCCGGATGATATGTATTCACAAGTTCCATATGAGAAGGGTTTTCAGTTTCTATGGCGCATAGAACGTCAG ATTGGAAGACCTGCGTTTGACGAGTTCATCAAGAAATATATCGCCACCTTCAAGTTCAAATCAATTGATACAGATACATTTCTTGATTTCTTGAAAGCAAATGTCCCTGGAATAGAGAAAGACGTTGACTTAAAATTGTGGACCGAGGGTACCGGCATCCCTTCAGATGCATACGAACCAGTTTCTGACATATACACAAAGATTGTATCACTCGCACACGAGTTCAAACTCGGAAGGATGCCTAGAGAGGACGAAGTTGCTGACTGGCAAGGGCAGGAATGGGAGCTGTATTTAGAAAACCTCCCCAAATCAGTTGAAGCTTCTCAG ATCTTAGCGTTGGATGCACGCTACAGGCTGTCAGAATCAAAGGATTATGAAATGAAAGTAGCATTTCTCCAACTGGCGATTTCATCTGGCTGCAGAGATTACTTCAGCGAAGTGGAGAAGACTTTAAAGGAAGTTGGGAGGATGAAATACCTACGTCCGCTCTACGCTGCTCTGGTTCAAGGTACCGAAAAGGAAGAAGAGAAGATTTTCGCTAAGAGGGTTTTCGCTGAGGCTCGGGAATGTTATCACCCTATAGCTCAAGGCGTTGTGGAAGCCATCTTCGCCAAGCACATGTAG